Proteins encoded by one window of Leptolyngbya sp. FACHB-261:
- a CDS encoding YlqD family protein, producing the protein MDLASSLLLKRNVTIKAVVTPRWRDEAQQQLQAQLNQLDGEIQRVEQQYSRMLSEIQKQSIQLPTGPSGASKQQLDDLQLQFNNRKAELLNQKNQVLQQLNQVQILEMGQEVVQGQLDSYFQVNKGDNLVGKMQVEILLRDGIIEAIRGEI; encoded by the coding sequence ATGGATCTTGCCTCCTCTCTGCTGCTCAAGCGCAACGTCACGATCAAAGCTGTAGTTACCCCTCGCTGGCGCGACGAAGCCCAGCAGCAACTGCAAGCTCAGTTGAACCAGCTCGACGGTGAAATTCAGCGAGTCGAGCAGCAGTACTCACGTATGCTTTCCGAAATCCAAAAACAAAGCATCCAGTTGCCTACAGGGCCTAGTGGCGCTAGCAAGCAGCAACTTGATGACCTGCAGTTGCAATTCAACAACCGCAAGGCGGAGTTGCTCAACCAGAAAAACCAGGTATTGCAGCAACTCAACCAGGTGCAGATTCTGGAGATGGGGCAGGAAGTGGTGCAAGGACAGCTCGATAGCTACTTTCAGGTCAACAAGGGCGATAATCTCGTTGGCAAAATGCAAGTAGAGATTCTGCTGCGTGATGGCATTATTGAGGCAATTCGCGGCGAGATTTGA
- a CDS encoding long-chain fatty acid--CoA ligase produces the protein MSKTPTDFSNARSLREIWQQAAQLYGSRVALRDPHSKPEVSLTFDQFYDQLLRFGAGLRSLGVQPGDRVALISDNCPRWMIADQGILALGAADATRSPQADREELLYILEHSGSNTLVIETLAALKKLQPEVGKLPIERTILLSDETPPEGILNFKQVLEKGDNRDIGAVEITPDTLATLIYTSGTTGKPKGVMLSHGNLLHQVTTFGTVLRPEVGANILSILPTWHSYERACEYFLLSCGCTQIYTSIRHIKADLKQYKPNYMVAVPRIWETIYEGAQKNLREQTGAKGRLVQTLLQAGQNYLLNRRIADNMSLEHLNASAATRALAGLRAASLWPLYALGERLVYGKIREATGGNLDWVISGGGSLAPHLDLFFEQVGIEILVGYGLTETSPVLTVRRPDHNLRGSAGRPLPKTEIKIVDLDSRQPLPAEQQGLVLARGPQVMQGYYRDPEATNKAIDPQGWFDTGDLGWLSPDGDLVLTGRAKDTIVLTNGENIEPQPIEDACLRSPYIEQIMLVGQDQKMLGALIVPNREALAQWAITQGITPAEPEQLDLSKKPFYELIQSELKREVKNRPGYRADDRIGPVRFLSEAFTQENGMLTQTLKVRRPVVAQRYRDMISEMFD, from the coding sequence ATGAGCAAGACGCCTACTGATTTTTCTAACGCCCGTAGCCTCCGTGAGATTTGGCAACAAGCAGCCCAGCTCTATGGAAGCCGGGTTGCGCTCAGGGATCCCCACAGCAAACCAGAAGTCAGCCTGACCTTCGACCAGTTCTACGATCAGTTGTTACGCTTCGGGGCTGGCTTGCGCAGTTTGGGCGTGCAACCTGGTGACCGCGTTGCCCTGATCTCAGATAATTGCCCGCGCTGGATGATTGCAGACCAGGGCATTTTGGCCCTAGGAGCGGCTGATGCTACCCGCAGCCCCCAAGCCGACCGTGAAGAACTGCTGTACATTCTGGAGCACAGCGGCAGTAACACTCTAGTGATTGAAACTCTAGCTGCCCTGAAAAAACTCCAGCCGGAGGTCGGTAAACTGCCGATTGAGCGCACAATTCTGCTCTCGGATGAGACCCCGCCTGAGGGCATCTTGAACTTTAAACAAGTTCTGGAAAAAGGAGACAACCGCGATATTGGCGCAGTTGAAATCACTCCTGACACCTTGGCAACCCTAATCTACACTTCGGGCACGACTGGTAAGCCGAAGGGGGTCATGCTCAGCCACGGGAATCTGCTGCATCAGGTCACGACCTTTGGTACCGTGTTACGGCCCGAAGTCGGCGCTAATATACTGAGCATTTTGCCCACCTGGCACTCCTACGAGCGCGCCTGTGAATACTTTTTGCTGTCCTGTGGCTGCACGCAGATCTACACGTCGATCCGCCACATCAAAGCTGACCTAAAGCAGTACAAGCCCAACTACATGGTTGCTGTACCGCGCATCTGGGAAACCATCTACGAAGGTGCTCAGAAGAATCTACGCGAGCAAACTGGGGCTAAAGGCAGGCTAGTCCAGACATTGTTGCAGGCTGGTCAAAACTACCTCCTCAACCGTCGCATTGCCGACAACATGAGCTTGGAGCATCTAAACGCTTCGGCTGCAACCCGTGCCCTGGCTGGTCTTCGGGCTGCTAGTTTGTGGCCTTTATATGCTTTGGGGGAGCGCCTGGTCTATGGCAAAATCCGCGAGGCCACCGGGGGCAATCTGGATTGGGTGATCAGTGGCGGCGGCTCACTGGCTCCCCACCTGGATCTGTTTTTTGAGCAGGTGGGAATTGAAATCTTGGTGGGATACGGTCTGACCGAAACCTCGCCAGTGCTGACTGTGCGTCGGCCCGATCACAATCTACGAGGCTCGGCAGGACGACCGCTACCCAAAACTGAAATCAAGATTGTCGATCTCGACAGTCGCCAGCCTCTGCCTGCCGAGCAGCAAGGTTTGGTCTTGGCCCGAGGACCGCAGGTGATGCAGGGCTACTACCGGGATCCGGAAGCCACTAACAAAGCCATTGACCCTCAAGGCTGGTTCGATACGGGCGATTTGGGCTGGCTTAGTCCCGATGGCGATCTGGTGCTCACTGGCAGGGCCAAAGACACGATTGTGCTGACCAATGGCGAGAATATCGAGCCACAGCCGATTGAAGACGCTTGCCTGCGCAGCCCGTACATTGAGCAGATCATGCTGGTGGGACAGGACCAAAAAATGCTGGGTGCCTTGATCGTTCCTAACCGAGAAGCGCTAGCACAGTGGGCTATTACTCAGGGCATTACCCCTGCTGAGCCAGAGCAGCTTGACCTTAGCAAGAAGCCGTTTTACGAGCTGATCCAGTCAGAACTCAAGCGAGAAGTCAAGAACCGACCAGGCTACCGTGCCGATGACCGGATTGGGCCAGTGCGCTTCTTAAGCGAAGCTTTCACTCAAGAAAATGGCATGTTGACGCAAACCCTCAAGGTCCGTCGTCCGGTTGTCGCCCAGCGTTACCGGGATATGATTAGCGAGATGTTCGATTAG